In Geminocystis sp. NIES-3708, a single window of DNA contains:
- a CDS encoding glycogen/starch/alpha-glucan phosphorylase — protein sequence MNQLNETFNQHIEIEDDRTGLSIPTLRRAIADNLFYVQGKFPSIATENDYYMALAYTVRDRLLQRWLASSNSYIENKTRMVCYLSAEFLLGPHLGNNLINLGIYDQIHRAVEELGLNLDILIAQEEEPGLGNGGLGRLAACYMDSLATLEIPAIGYGIRYEFGIFDQEIRDGWQVEITDKWLRYGNPWEICRPEITYEVKLGGYIDHYTDHNGNYRSYWHPDLVVKGVAYDTPILGYQVTNANTLRLWKSEAPESFDFQAFNVGNYYGAVDKKIVCENISKVLYPNDEQFEGKQLRLEQQYFFVSCSLQDMITLHLLYGGKIETFHEKFVAQLNDTHPSIGVAELMRLLIDDHKLNWEKAWKITTHTFAYTNHTLLPEALETWGLDLFAKVLPRHLEIIYEINRRFLEEVALKFPNNQGIINSLSLIGEGDRKVVRMANLACVGSFAINGVAALHSQLLTETVLHDWYQLSPQKFSNKTNGVTPRRWIVLSNPRLTNLISLKIGTHWIKNLDELRKLEEFINDDIFCKSWRQVKTDIKKDLAQKVKQQQKIILNPESLFDIQVKRIHEYKRQHLNVLHIITLYNRLKKNPKLDIVPRTFIFGGKAAPGYFMAKLIIKLINSVGEVVNNDPDIHDRLKVVFIPDYNVTNSQRIYPAADLSEQISTAGKEASGTGNMKFSMNGALTIGTLDGANVEIRVCVGEENFFLFGLTTPEVAQIKNNGYNPWHYYQNNASLKEVIDQIASGYFSHGDYNLFKPFVDSLLYDDQYLLLADYQSYIDCQDRVAEVYRNKEHWAKMSILNVARIGKFSSDRSIRDYCKDIWKVHPHPVELIDLCPDGQCRLRN from the coding sequence ATGAATCAGTTAAATGAAACCTTTAATCAACACATTGAAATAGAAGATGATCGTACAGGTTTAAGTATTCCTACTTTAAGAAGAGCGATCGCAGACAATTTGTTTTATGTACAAGGAAAATTCCCTAGTATTGCCACAGAAAATGACTATTATATGGCGTTAGCTTACACCGTCAGAGATCGACTATTACAAAGATGGTTAGCTTCTAGCAATAGCTATATTGAAAATAAAACCCGCATGGTGTGTTATTTATCCGCCGAATTTTTATTAGGTCCTCATTTAGGTAATAATTTAATTAATTTGGGAATTTATGATCAAATTCATCGGGCTGTAGAAGAATTAGGCTTAAATTTAGATATATTAATTGCTCAAGAAGAAGAACCAGGATTAGGAAATGGTGGTTTAGGAAGACTTGCCGCCTGTTATATGGATTCCTTGGCAACCTTAGAAATTCCTGCTATTGGTTATGGAATTCGTTATGAATTTGGCATTTTTGATCAAGAAATCCGTGACGGTTGGCAAGTAGAAATCACCGATAAATGGTTACGTTATGGTAATCCGTGGGAAATTTGCCGTCCGGAAATCACCTATGAAGTAAAATTAGGTGGCTATATTGACCATTATACTGATCACAATGGTAATTATAGAAGTTATTGGCATCCCGATTTAGTAGTAAAAGGAGTTGCTTATGATACTCCGATTCTTGGTTATCAAGTCACAAATGCGAACACTTTAAGGTTATGGAAGTCTGAAGCACCCGAATCTTTTGATTTTCAAGCCTTCAATGTCGGTAATTATTATGGTGCAGTAGATAAAAAAATTGTCTGTGAAAATATCAGTAAAGTTTTATATCCCAATGATGAACAATTTGAGGGGAAACAGTTACGATTAGAACAACAGTACTTTTTCGTTTCTTGTTCTCTCCAAGATATGATTACTCTTCATTTGCTTTATGGGGGAAAAATTGAAACTTTCCATGAAAAATTTGTTGCCCAACTTAACGACACTCATCCTTCCATCGGTGTTGCAGAATTAATGCGTTTATTGATCGATGATCATAAATTAAATTGGGAAAAGGCATGGAAAATCACTACTCATACCTTTGCTTATACTAATCATACTCTTTTACCTGAAGCTCTTGAAACTTGGGGATTAGATTTATTTGCTAAAGTTTTACCTCGTCATCTGGAAATTATTTACGAAATTAATCGTCGTTTTTTGGAAGAAGTCGCTCTAAAATTCCCTAACAATCAGGGTATTATTAACAGTTTATCTTTAATTGGCGAAGGAGATCGCAAAGTTGTCCGCATGGCTAATTTAGCTTGTGTAGGTAGTTTTGCTATTAATGGAGTAGCGGCGTTACATTCTCAATTATTAACAGAAACTGTTTTGCATGATTGGTATCAATTATCTCCTCAAAAATTCAGCAACAAAACTAATGGTGTTACTCCTCGTCGTTGGATAGTTTTGAGTAATCCTCGTTTGACGAATTTGATTAGCTTAAAAATTGGTACACATTGGATTAAAAATCTAGACGAATTACGTAAGTTAGAAGAGTTTATCAATGATGATATTTTTTGTAAATCATGGCGACAAGTAAAAACTGACATCAAAAAAGATTTAGCACAAAAGGTTAAACAACAACAAAAAATTATTCTCAATCCTGAATCCTTATTTGATATACAAGTAAAACGAATTCACGAATATAAGCGTCAACATCTCAACGTTTTACATATTATCACTCTCTATAATCGTCTCAAAAAGAATCCTAAGTTAGATATTGTACCTCGTACTTTCATCTTTGGTGGTAAAGCCGCACCGGGTTACTTTATGGCGAAATTAATCATTAAGTTAATTAATTCTGTGGGTGAAGTTGTCAATAATGATCCTGATATACATGATCGCCTTAAAGTTGTATTCATCCCTGATTATAATGTTACCAATTCTCAAAGAATTTATCCTGCCGCCGATTTATCTGAACAAATTTCCACAGCAGGAAAGGAAGCGTCAGGCACTGGTAATATGAAATTTTCCATGAATGGGGCTTTGACAATTGGCACTCTGGATGGTGCTAATGTTGAAATTCGAGTGTGTGTCGGGGAAGAAAACTTCTTCTTATTTGGTTTAACTACCCCAGAAGTTGCTCAAATAAAAAATAATGGTTATAATCCTTGGCATTATTATCAAAATAACGCATCTCTCAAAGAAGTAATAGATCAAATCGCCTCTGGTTATTTCTCTCACGGTGATTATAATCTCTTTAAACCTTTTGTTGATTCTTTACTTTATGATGATCAATATCTTCTTTTAGCTGATTATCAATCATATATAGACTGTCAAGATCGAGTTGCTGAGGTTTATCGTAATAAAGAACATTGGGCTAAAATGTCTATCTTAAATGTAGCACGTATTGGAAAATTTTCCAGTGATCGTAGTATTCGTGACTACTGTAAAGATATTTGGAAAGTACATCCCCATCCTGTTGAATTAATTGATTTATGCCCCGATGGACAATGTCGTCTTAGAAATTAA
- a CDS encoding ATP-binding cassette domain-containing protein, with translation MNNYSNNATVLEINPYIIINNQGQISPHFELTKNQHILGRDPQFADLLVPSDWFVISRYQAIIHKIDNEYYIYDGNGNTPSSNKLFINNYLITPHEGYRLNNGDILRIGQNLNVLVTIQFFNPHKNFSFENINKKSISLKQKSTVLGRDETANFPLIAPTVSRKHAVIDYQSEGKYILYDYSSNGVFVNDVKVHGKIEVTSGSIIKIVPYTLVIQGDELLIADDGDNIRLDAENISRIVKDKKGKSITLLNNISLPIEPGQLIALVGGSGAGKSTFMRTLLGIEPTTSGTVYLNGESLRNNFNIYRNQIGYVPQSDIIHRDLKVEEVLRYTAKLRLPTDADIDSIIEQTLQDIDMLERRDVIIKNLSGGQLKRVSIGVELLVDPKLFFLDEPTSGLDPGLDKKMMQLLRKLANQGRTVILVTHATTNINLCDRLVFLGQGGNLCYFGNYEDAIKFFNLTTGDFADIYIQLEKKEAVFDAAIQFKNSQYYTKYITEKLGTDHASKVKVKPEKVKGNFLQQLLILCTRYYQLIIRDKVNLIISLLTAPIGVFLIDLAIKEKEPFILGNKADPSLAPLAQTVLFVFTSAAIWVGLATSLQEIVKENDIYLRERLVNLNLFAYLKSKTIILSALAFLQTILMVGVICIAFSPPESQTISWLIGVSLTTFLSIFASISLGLMISATVKNSTQANSALPLLLLPQIIFSGVLFKIQGVGKYLSWLMISRWSVGAYGSLVDLNNLVPEVKILPDGTKIEAPFKITEVYNPDSSNLSLNWKILVLHSVVYLTLTWMMQKRKDIL, from the coding sequence ATGAATAATTATTCTAATAATGCTACGGTTTTAGAAATAAATCCCTATATTATTATCAATAATCAAGGTCAAATATCTCCTCATTTTGAGTTAACAAAAAATCAACATATTCTGGGGCGAGATCCTCAATTTGCTGATTTATTAGTTCCCTCCGATTGGTTTGTTATTAGTCGTTATCAGGCTATTATTCATAAAATTGATAATGAATATTATATTTATGATGGCAATGGAAATACTCCTAGTAGTAATAAACTGTTTATTAACAATTATTTAATTACTCCCCATGAAGGTTATCGCTTAAATAACGGTGATATTTTGAGAATTGGACAAAATTTAAATGTTTTAGTTACTATTCAATTTTTTAATCCTCATAAAAATTTTAGTTTTGAAAATATTAATAAAAAATCAATTTCTCTTAAACAAAAATCAACGGTTTTAGGTAGAGATGAAACAGCAAATTTTCCATTAATTGCTCCTACAGTTTCTCGTAAACACGCCGTAATTGATTATCAAAGTGAGGGAAAATATATTTTATATGACTATAGTAGTAATGGAGTATTTGTTAATGATGTAAAAGTTCATGGAAAAATTGAGGTAACTTCAGGATCTATAATTAAAATTGTTCCTTATACCCTAGTTATTCAAGGAGATGAATTATTAATTGCTGATGATGGAGATAATATTCGTTTAGATGCTGAAAATATTTCCAGAATTGTTAAAGATAAAAAAGGAAAATCTATCACATTATTAAACAATATTTCTTTACCGATTGAGCCAGGACAATTAATCGCTTTAGTGGGAGGAAGTGGTGCAGGAAAATCAACTTTTATGCGTACTTTATTAGGTATTGAACCTACGACTTCAGGTACAGTTTATTTAAACGGCGAAAGTTTAAGAAATAATTTTAATATTTATCGTAATCAAATTGGTTATGTTCCACAATCTGATATTATTCATCGAGATTTAAAAGTAGAAGAAGTTTTAAGATATACTGCTAAATTAAGGTTACCTACAGACGCTGATATTGATTCAATTATTGAGCAAACTTTACAAGATATTGATATGCTAGAAAGGCGTGATGTCATTATTAAAAATTTAAGTGGTGGACAGTTAAAAAGAGTTTCTATTGGAGTAGAATTATTAGTAGATCCTAAGCTATTTTTTCTTGATGAACCTACTTCTGGTTTAGATCCTGGTTTAGATAAAAAAATGATGCAATTACTCAGAAAGTTAGCAAATCAAGGAAGAACAGTAATTCTTGTTACCCATGCAACCACCAATATCAACCTTTGTGATCGCCTTGTTTTTTTAGGTCAAGGAGGTAATTTATGCTATTTTGGTAATTATGAAGATGCCATAAAATTCTTTAATTTAACAACAGGTGATTTTGCAGATATTTATATTCAATTGGAAAAAAAAGAAGCAGTTTTTGATGCGGCAATTCAATTTAAAAATTCTCAATATTATACTAAATATATTACTGAGAAATTAGGAACTGATCATGCAAGTAAAGTAAAAGTAAAACCTGAAAAAGTTAAAGGTAATTTTCTGCAACAATTATTAATTTTATGTACTAGATATTATCAATTAATAATTAGAGATAAAGTTAATTTAATCATATCTTTATTAACAGCTCCTATAGGAGTATTTTTGATAGATTTAGCGATTAAAGAAAAAGAACCTTTCATTTTAGGAAATAAAGCCGATCCTTCTCTTGCTCCCTTAGCTCAAACTGTCTTATTTGTTTTTACTTCCGCCGCTATTTGGGTTGGTTTAGCTACATCATTACAAGAAATAGTAAAAGAAAATGATATTTATTTAAGAGAAAGGTTAGTAAATCTCAATTTATTTGCCTATTTAAAGTCAAAAACAATAATTTTAAGTGCATTAGCATTTTTACAAACTATCTTGATGGTAGGAGTAATTTGTATAGCTTTTTCTCCACCTGAATCCCAAACAATTTCATGGTTAATAGGTGTTAGTCTTACTACTTTTTTGAGTATTTTTGCTTCTATTAGTTTAGGTTTAATGATTTCAGCTACCGTAAAAAATAGTACTCAAGCTAACAGTGCTTTACCTTTACTTTTATTACCACAAATTATTTTTTCAGGAGTGTTATTTAAAATTCAAGGTGTTGGTAAATATTTATCATGGCTGATGATAAGTCGTTGGTCTGTAGGAGCTTATGGTTCACTGGTTGATCTTAATAATTTAGTTCCAGAAGTTAAAATTTTACCTGATGGTACAAAAATTGAAGCTCCTTTCAAAATCACTGAAGTATATAATCCTGATAGCAGTAACTTAAGTTTAAACTGGAAAATTTTAGTATTACATAGTGTTGTCTATTTAACTCTCACATGGATGATGCAAAAACGAAAAGATATTCTTTAA
- a CDS encoding class I SAM-dependent methyltransferase encodes MDRILEPEVMDNDTEAFEYDQMDFTEVNTDFALLASKLKGKEAKVLDIGTGTAQIPIILADLQPKWHIIAVDLAESMLKLARQNIQKAGKSQQIAVTLVDGKKMPYDDHHFDVIMSNSLVHHIPNPLDLFREINRVVKPQGSILIRDLLRPKSENDIEEILKRANLDYNPRQKQLFKDSLHAALTLDEMKEIISQIGWHNAKIYQSSSRHWTLIINQKLEL; translated from the coding sequence ATTGATCGTATTTTAGAACCCGAAGTAATGGATAATGATACAGAAGCCTTTGAATATGATCAAATGGACTTCACAGAAGTTAATACTGATTTTGCCTTATTAGCCAGTAAATTAAAAGGAAAAGAAGCGAAAGTATTAGATATTGGCACAGGCACAGCACAAATACCCATTATTCTGGCAGATTTACAACCAAAATGGCATATTATCGCCGTTGACTTAGCAGAATCGATGCTTAAATTAGCTAGACAAAATATTCAAAAAGCTGGAAAATCTCAACAAATTGCTGTAACTTTGGTTGACGGCAAAAAAATGCCCTATGATGATCATCATTTTGATGTGATAATGTCGAATAGCTTAGTTCATCATATTCCTAACCCTTTAGATTTATTCAGAGAAATAAATCGAGTTGTTAAACCTCAAGGCAGTATTTTAATTAGGGATTTATTACGCCCTAAATCTGAAAATGACATTGAGGAAATATTAAAACGAGCTAATTTAGACTATAATCCCCGTCAAAAGCAGTTATTCAAAGATTCTCTACACGCAGCCCTAACCTTAGATGAAATGAAGGAAATAATATCCCAAATTGGTTGGCATAATGCCAAAATATATCAATCTTCTTCTCGTCATTGGACTTTAATAATAAATCAAAAACTGGAGTTATAA
- a CDS encoding DUF1995 family protein, whose amino-acid sequence MTIPETLEETILQAKSALKVALDSGCNRITVDLVIPEIALKAQYLALEFAQLFKDEYGMGLKVIFPDTGAAALARREWGETEFKVTDIGSSRTPVETKISDTDQLFLVVSPSAVEVSLVEKLCNLAGDRPVILLIPQLEDVSIVGIGYAARQLRERFLSILESCYYFRPLESAVVIRTYPNLWQIWQEKEGEENYQLIAEVSQKPLGETLDRILAGENEEGNNQKSSLSLGFFGSIKSFLKALSN is encoded by the coding sequence ATGACTATTCCTGAAACTTTAGAAGAAACGATTTTACAAGCAAAATCAGCGTTAAAAGTTGCCTTAGATAGCGGTTGTAATCGTATTACCGTTGACTTAGTTATTCCTGAAATTGCCTTGAAAGCTCAGTATTTAGCCTTAGAATTTGCCCAATTATTCAAAGATGAATATGGCATGGGTTTAAAAGTCATTTTTCCTGATACAGGTGCGGCTGCATTAGCGAGAAGAGAATGGGGTGAGACGGAATTTAAAGTTACCGATATTGGTAGTAGTCGCACTCCTGTTGAGACTAAAATCAGTGATACAGATCAATTGTTCTTAGTAGTTTCTCCTTCGGCAGTAGAAGTTTCTTTGGTAGAAAAATTATGTAATCTTGCTGGCGATCGCCCAGTAATATTATTAATACCTCAATTAGAAGACGTCTCCATTGTAGGAATTGGTTACGCTGCGAGACAGTTAAGAGAGAGATTTTTAAGCATTTTAGAATCTTGCTATTATTTTAGACCATTAGAATCAGCAGTGGTAATACGCACTTATCCTAATCTATGGCAAATTTGGCAGGAAAAAGAAGGGGAAGAAAATTATCAATTAATAGCAGAAGTATCCCAAAAACCTTTGGGTGAAACATTAGATAGAATTTTAGCAGGGGAAAATGAAGAAGGAAATAATCAAAAATCTAGTCTATCTTTAGGGTTTTTTGGTTCAATCAAAAGTTTCTTAAAAGCCCTAAGTAATTGA
- the fabD gene encoding ACP S-malonyltransferase yields the protein MTKTAWVFPGQGSQAQNMGANLQDNAIAQEKFAQAEEILGWSVVEICQGDEEILSRTLYTQPCLYTIETILVDLLKAEGKNPDVVAGHSLGEYVALYAAGVYDFTTGLKLVKKRGELMDKAKGGKMVALMKFDRTILETVINTTENVVIANDNSERQVVISGEPNAVDLAVSEIKAKLVVPLKVSGAFHSPLMAIAASEFTQVLEGVNFNTADVPILSNIDPNPSTDADTIKQRLIKQMTGGVRWREIMLELPLQGVSEVIEVGPGKVLSGLLKRSVKNLNLINFDG from the coding sequence ATGACTAAAACAGCGTGGGTATTTCCTGGACAAGGTTCACAAGCTCAAAATATGGGTGCAAATTTACAAGATAATGCGATCGCCCAAGAAAAGTTTGCTCAAGCAGAAGAAATTTTAGGTTGGTCTGTGGTAGAAATATGTCAAGGTGATGAAGAAATTTTATCTCGTACTCTCTACACTCAACCTTGTCTTTATACCATTGAAACCATTTTAGTTGATTTATTAAAAGCGGAAGGAAAAAACCCTGATGTCGTTGCAGGGCACAGTTTAGGAGAATATGTCGCTCTTTATGCGGCTGGGGTTTATGATTTTACCACAGGGTTAAAGTTGGTAAAAAAACGAGGGGAGTTAATGGATAAGGCGAAAGGTGGGAAAATGGTAGCCTTAATGAAATTTGATAGAACAATACTAGAAACCGTGATAAATACGACAGAAAATGTCGTTATCGCCAATGATAATAGTGAAAGACAAGTAGTTATTTCTGGTGAACCTAATGCAGTGGATTTAGCCGTAAGTGAAATAAAAGCTAAACTAGTTGTGCCGTTGAAAGTTTCAGGTGCTTTTCATTCTCCCTTAATGGCGATCGCCGCTTCAGAATTTACCCAAGTTTTAGAGGGAGTTAATTTTAATACTGCTGATGTCCCCATTTTAAGTAATATTGATCCTAATCCTAGCACCGATGCAGACACCATTAAACAACGCTTAATTAAACAAATGACAGGGGGGGTTCGTTGGCGAGAAATAATGCTAGAGTTGCCCTTACAAGGTGTCTCGGAAGTGATAGAAGTAGGTCCGGGTAAAGTCTTATCAGGATTACTTAAACGCAGTGTTAAAAATCTAAATTTAATTAATTTTGATGGATAA
- a CDS encoding homoserine dehydrogenase, producing MAFKIGLLGLGTVGTGTAEILLNPEGRHPLVKDITIAQVGVKSLEKQRYLALPTEILTTDLEAIVTNPDIDIVVELIGGLEPARSLILKAITHGKHVVTANKAVIARFGPEIYAAANEAKVYVLLEAAVGGGIPIVEPLKQSLGANRFENIIGIVNGTTNYILTQMTQNGVDFADVLKEAQALGYAEADPTADVGGLDAADKISILASLAFGGKINREDVYCEGITNITSSDISYAEKLGFVIKLLAIAHKVPKSDPEILQLRVHPTFVPKSHPLANINGVNNAILVEGHPLGQVMFYGPGAGAGPTASAVVADIMNIVGVLHSNKDGKTLDPLLSSSPQNYCQISSIDDVYTRFYTRFLCADVPGVIGHLGTVFGDHEVSLESVVQIGFQGDFAEIVVVTHQVREGNFRKAIDEIRSLNAIKNIPSIIRVL from the coding sequence GTGGCTTTTAAAATCGGTTTATTAGGATTAGGCACTGTAGGTACAGGCACGGCGGAAATATTACTAAATCCTGAAGGCAGACACCCCCTCGTTAAAGATATAACTATTGCTCAAGTTGGGGTTAAATCTTTGGAAAAACAACGTTACCTTGCTTTACCCACAGAAATTCTGACTACTGATTTAGAAGCAATTGTCACTAATCCTGATATTGATATTGTCGTGGAATTAATCGGTGGTTTAGAACCTGCTAGGAGTCTTATTTTAAAGGCGATCACCCATGGTAAACACGTTGTCACCGCTAATAAAGCCGTTATAGCACGATTTGGTCCTGAAATTTACGCTGCCGCCAATGAAGCTAAAGTTTATGTACTCCTTGAAGCCGCCGTTGGTGGTGGTATTCCCATTGTTGAACCTTTAAAACAGTCTTTGGGTGCAAATCGCTTCGAGAATATAATTGGTATCGTCAATGGCACAACTAATTATATCCTTACCCAAATGACTCAAAACGGAGTAGATTTTGCTGACGTCTTGAAAGAAGCCCAAGCCCTAGGTTATGCCGAAGCTGATCCCACTGCGGATGTAGGTGGTTTAGATGCAGCTGATAAAATCTCCATTCTCGCTTCCTTAGCTTTTGGTGGTAAAATCAACCGTGAAGATGTTTACTGTGAAGGCATCACCAACATTACTAGTAGTGATATTAGTTATGCTGAAAAATTAGGTTTTGTCATTAAGCTATTAGCGATTGCCCATAAAGTTCCAAAAAGCGATCCTGAAATATTACAATTAAGAGTGCATCCTACTTTTGTCCCGAAATCTCATCCTCTAGCCAATATTAACGGGGTAAATAACGCCATTTTAGTGGAAGGACACCCCCTTGGACAAGTGATGTTTTATGGACCCGGTGCTGGGGCAGGGCCGACGGCTAGTGCGGTAGTTGCTGATATAATGAATATAGTGGGGGTTTTGCATAGTAATAAAGACGGAAAAACTCTTGATCCTTTGTTAAGTTCTTCTCCTCAGAACTATTGTCAAATAAGTTCCATAGATGACGTTTATACCCGTTTTTATACCCGTTTCTTGTGTGCAGATGTACCGGGGGTTATCGGTCATTTAGGTACTGTTTTCGGTGATCATGAGGTTAGTTTAGAGTCTGTAGTACAAATAGGCTTTCAAGGAGATTTTGCCGAGATTGTGGTGGTAACTCATCAAGTCAGAGAAGGTAATTTCCGTAAGGCGATCGACGAAATTCGTAGTTTAAATGCTATCAAAAACATTCCTAGTATTATCAGAGTACTTTAA
- a CDS encoding carbohydrate ABC transporter permease → MNFKINKFIKENISFKFTSIISFLILLSGLIIILSPLIIVLYTSFFDNSSHPHFTLKYYQEAWQKGRFLLAFANSSIVAIAVTFLQIITSVLAGYALARLEFQGKNFVLLLILATLVIPFQILVIPIFLILKSGHLINTYWALILPTAASGFGIFLMRQYFVTIPLELEQAAALDGANRLQIIWHILFPLAKPAVITLFLFTFIGEWNDLFKPLVFTNNPNLITVQLSLASFQEQFTSNWSLLMAGVVIATIPVIFLFIIGQKQFIQGVGTTGMKN, encoded by the coding sequence ATGAATTTCAAAATTAATAAGTTTATCAAAGAAAATATATCTTTTAAATTCACCTCAATAATAAGTTTTTTAATCCTTTTAAGTGGATTAATTATTATTTTATCACCTTTAATAATTGTTCTCTATACTTCCTTTTTTGATAATTCTAGTCATCCTCATTTTACATTAAAATATTATCAAGAAGCATGGCAAAAAGGACGCTTCTTACTAGCTTTTGCTAATTCTAGTATTGTGGCGATCGCAGTAACATTTTTACAGATCATCACTTCTGTTTTAGCGGGTTATGCTTTAGCAAGACTAGAGTTTCAAGGTAAGAATTTTGTTCTGTTATTAATTTTAGCAACTCTGGTAATTCCCTTTCAAATATTAGTAATTCCAATTTTTTTAATCCTGAAATCAGGACATTTAATCAATACCTATTGGGCATTAATTTTACCCACAGCCGCCAGTGGATTTGGTATTTTTTTAATGCGTCAATATTTTGTAACAATTCCCCTAGAATTAGAACAAGCCGCCGCTTTAGATGGTGCAAATCGTTTACAAATTATTTGGCATATTCTTTTTCCTTTAGCTAAACCCGCAGTTATAACCCTGTTTCTTTTTACCTTTATCGGTGAATGGAATGACTTATTTAAACCTCTTGTATTTACCAATAACCCCAATTTAATCACGGTACAACTATCATTAGCATCTTTTCAAGAGCAGTTTACGAGTAATTGGTCATTATTAATGGCAGGGGTTGTGATTGCGACTATTCCAGTAATATTTTTATTTATAATTGGTCAAAAACAGTTTATACAAGGAGTTGGCACAACGGGCATGAAAAATTAA
- a CDS encoding exopolysaccharide biosynthesis protein gives MATLSVELNRYFFEDEREETVTLSDILSLAGERIFGFLLLILSLPSALPVPAPGYSIPFGILIFLLAIQLIGGAKIPWLPSKMMNGSMKTDTARKFVKMGLPWLMKIEAITKPRLTYICTSIPGKLIIGIAIALMAISMMIPIPGTNTAPAMGIFVTSFGLQEDDGFITLAGLTICLLAGIVSTSIIIAFIWGGSSIIDLIKENLK, from the coding sequence ATGGCTACATTATCTGTAGAATTAAATCGTTATTTTTTTGAAGATGAAAGAGAAGAAACAGTCACTTTATCTGATATTTTAAGTTTGGCTGGAGAAAGAATTTTCGGTTTTTTATTATTAATATTATCATTACCCTCCGCATTACCAGTACCTGCCCCCGGATATTCCATCCCTTTTGGCATATTAATTTTTTTATTAGCTATACAGTTAATCGGGGGTGCGAAAATTCCTTGGTTGCCATCTAAAATGATGAATGGTTCAATGAAAACAGATACTGCTCGTAAATTTGTCAAAATGGGTTTACCTTGGTTAATGAAAATAGAAGCTATTACTAAACCTCGTTTAACTTATATTTGCACCAGTATTCCGGGTAAATTAATTATTGGCATTGCTATCGCTTTAATGGCTATTTCTATGATGATACCGATTCCGGGCACAAATACCGCCCCCGCTATGGGAATTTTTGTAACTTCATTCGGTTTACAAGAAGATGATGGATTTATCACTTTAGCTGGTTTAACAATTTGTTTACTCGCTGGTATTGTCTCTACTTCTATTATTATCGCTTTTATTTGGGGTGGATCCAGTATTATTGATTTAATCAAAGAAAATTTAAAATAA